The bacterium nucleotide sequence TTTTCAGGTTAATAAAAATTTGCTGAGTTATGCAAAAAAAGATGCGTTGGTTATGCATTGTTTGCCAGCCCATCGCGACGAAGAAATTACCAGCGATGTACTTGATGGACAACAGTCTATTGTATTTGATGAAGCGGAAAATCGTTTGTATGCACAGATGGCGCTTCTTGAATTTTTAATGAAAAGAAAAAAATAGGAGACTTATCATGGCAAAAGAAAAAGTGGTTTTGGCATATTCTGGAGGTTTAGATACGTCCATTATTGTAAAATGGCTTATTGAGGAAAAAAACTTGGATGTAGTTTGTTTTGCTGCCGATTTGGGACAAGAAGAAGAGTTATCGGGTTTACCCGAAAAAGCAAAAAAAACTGGGGCCGTTAATATTTATGTAGATGACCTGCGTGAAGAATTTGTACGTGATTTTGTATTTCCTATGCTGCGCTTTAATGCCATCTACGAGGGAACCTATCTGTTGGGAACTTCTATTGCCCGTCCGCTAATTGCTAAGCGCCAAATTGAAATAGCTCAAAAGGAAAACGCCGCTTATGTATCTCATGGTGCTACCGGTAAAGGTAACGACCAGGTTCGTTTTGAACTTACATATTATGCCTTAAAGCCAGATGTTAAAATTATTGCCCCTTGGCGTGAGTGGAAATTAAATAGTCGCGAATCACTTATTGAATATGCCGAAAAACATGGGATTCCAATTCCGGTTACCAAAAAGAAACCCTATAGTTCCGATAGAAACCTTCTCCACATCAGTTTTGAAGGTGGTATTTTGGAAGACCCATGGAGTGCACCTCCCGAAGACATGTTTTTGCTCTCGGTTTCGCCCGAGGCAGCTCCCGATAAACCTGAAATTATTGAAATTGATTACGAAGCCGGTAATCCAGTGGCTATTAATGGCCAGAAATTAGGCCCTGCAGCTCTTTTAAAGCAACTCAACCAATTAGGTGGTAAGCAC carries:
- a CDS encoding argininosuccinate synthase, whose amino-acid sequence is MAKEKVVLAYSGGLDTSIIVKWLIEEKNLDVVCFAADLGQEEELSGLPEKAKKTGAVNIYVDDLREEFVRDFVFPMLRFNAIYEGTYLLGTSIARPLIAKRQIEIAQKENAAYVSHGATGKGNDQVRFELTYYALKPDVKIIAPWREWKLNSRESLIEYAEKHGIPIPVTKKKPYSSDRNLLHISFEGGILEDPWSAPPEDMFLLSVSPEAAPDKPEIIEIDYEAGNPVAINGQKLGPAALLKQLNQLGGKHGVGRVDLVENRFVGMKSRGVYETPGGTILHVAHRAIESLTLDREVLHLRDTLIPKYASLVYNGFWYAPEREMLQNMIDDSQKNVSGTARIKLYKGNVTLLGRKSVKTLFNQELATFEKDNVYRQADAEGFIKLNALRLRMRKLSGQS